The following is a genomic window from Garra rufa chromosome 4, GarRuf1.0, whole genome shotgun sequence.
AGGACATACTTTATAGTTTACTTTATAGCAATTTGGTGGTATTAAAACAAAACTTTAAAGAAGCATTAAAAATGTCCATGTATGTTGACTTTGTTGGCTGCTTTTTCCTCATTATCAGGTCcagaaatatttttgtttaattaaatttttcactagtaattgattttaatttaattctaaatatatatttgtaagaAGTATTTATATTAAGGTATAATTCATAATTGAAGCATGCATTTAAGCACAAACATAAAAAGGAAGAATGCTATTTGACATACCTTTGCTTTTTCTCTTGTTGAGGTCCATGTTCTCCAGTTACATCTTAACCAtgtaaaacagcaaaaaacaaagttAACAGACCTCAATACTCATGTAAGATAATGAAACATCATCAAGACACACTACAAAATCACTAACCTCCTTTCTTGACAACTTATAGCACAAATTACACACTTCCCCCCATAATAAATGTAGTGATCATTTGAATTTCTATTTATATTAGGCATTTTGTCACACTCTAGCCAGCCTTTTCCTTGTGCAAGCACAAAAACACCACAGAGGAAACACTCAGTACTCCACCTTCATGGTGAAGAAGATCCATATTTATAAAATTTATGAATATAGCAGTATCTCCCTCAGCAGACATATGAAACAGCTTGAGAAATGGGACCCCCTTTTCAGCAGCATCATTCCCTCCTTCCAATGAATTCTTTATTGTCTCCTCCTCTAATTAATGTGTTTATGAGGTGCTTCTCAGAAATTAACATCTGTCAGTAAAAGCCAGTGATCCATTTCAAATAAAGGTATAATTTCTCTGTAACTTTTAAAATGCTGTCagttattttatcagtaaatccTAAATATTTACTACTATTCTACTACTGTGTATTTGCTGTTTGATTGTACTTACACGTTACGGAATTCCTTGTAGGACAAAAGTTGGACTTTACATCTGTAATGCCATGTATCCTTTAAtcactttttaaatatataaagtgACACATTTTGTTTCACAACAGGTGACAGCGCACCCGTTCTCCGCCAGACCTGATGCGGTGTCGTGCACGTTCAAACGTCTTCAAAAAGCGCGGAATAAAGACCTACTTCCGGCAACTTCCGGTATCCCGGTTGAGCGTTGTTGTTCGTTGCTTCGGTGAACTTCACGACAGTCGTTCGCCAGTGCGTTTAATCGCTATTATGGTTTAATTCAGTGACACGAGGCGTTCAGAGTTTGATTAAAAGACAAATATCGATTTATTCTAACCTTTAATAATGGAAATCCTTAACGTAGAGAGTCGCGAGGCGGGTGAGTTTTATTTAGCTTGTGAGCTAAATGCTAAGAGAGTGAAGCTAGCACAACCAATCCTATTAAAGTtactcacacacacaccacacacctcaAAACACATTTGgttatattatattttagaaAGTGCCCTGTAAAAAAATCCTGTTTTGTTCTTCAATTAACCATTATTGGAACTGTATTATTGttgaaaaatatttctaaaaaagtGTCCACGCTGAATAATGACAGTTAGAATACATTTATAATCAAGTTAGAATAGAACTGTATTTATATTATGACTTACAAGTACTCATTAAAACaagatttaatttgttttgtttaatttttaaggGTAGTTAAAGTTCTCAGCATGCAAGAAAAGATTAATGTACaatatatcattttttaaatatatattttgcactCCACCTGTAACAGATTAACTTGCTTAGCTTCACAACTATAAGCCTGATTTTTTCAAGTGGCATTGATAAAACTTGTCTATTAAAATGGTTACATATAAATTAATGTGTATCCATTCAATTCCTTAAAACaagaatttaattttaaatccaaattacagttaaattcatcATCATAAGTTTTATCAAAATTATTAAGATCTTTTTATATAGTACTCTGATATTTATCTGCACTGTCTTTATTTTCCTTTCCCCCTCAAGCTCTCCCTCTCTCTGCACTGCGTCTGGTTGTGCCGCCTCTTCGGCTTATGTCAGCATTTCTATGGCAGGTGGTTCAGCGTCGTAATGTGACACAGTACGGGAAATTTGAGCAATTTGTGGTGCTGGTGACAGAAACTGTTCCAGACATCATGAGTCGAAGTCTGGTTAATAAACTGATCTTTCACCTGCGGAAAAAGGTAAATCTTAGTTAAGCAAAatcttatttaatataaatatatatatatatatatatatatatatatgtatatatatatatatatatatgtatatatatatatatatgtgtatatgtatatatatatatatatatgtgtatatatatatatatatatatatatgtatatatatatatatatatatgtatatatgtttatatttaatatttcatagtttgatttaactttattttattttatttttattttaggtgATATTGGAGCTTTGTCTGAAAGATAAAATGCCagatctgtggatcattcaagcaCATCTGGATTCTCTTCGAAATCTCACACATAGAgtaattattgttgtttttgtaattGTACTAATCATATACAGAAATTCTTTTTTGCTAGATGTTGCATAAGTAATCagtgtcttgtattttttttttttttttttttttttacagtgtaaagatGTGGAAAGTGAGATTATCAATAACCAATTTATCAGAATGGTGCACGGCATTTTAGAGGACACAGAAAAGAAAGAGAATTTCATCCAGGTTAGATTTGCTTGCCTCTTTCCTGTCTTTAAGTGCATCTTTCCTCTTCACAATTCTGTGAGGAGAGTAAATGAAGCATGCATAACAATTGTTTCATGTTTTTCCATGTTTCACCCCTGTTTGTGTCTTCAGCATGTCTTCCCTGTAGAATATGGATCAGGATatgatgcagtattacagagccTTGCATGGGAGTTCCTGTCTCGAGTGGAAGATCTGCTGCCAGTGCCCAACCTGAAAGAGGTGTGTCTTCAGTGAAAGATTGCAAAGTGCATTGAGGAAAATTGTCCATCTACAACAGCAAaccaaacattttaaaatgaaatctgATCTGAAATCTTATGTTGAATTTTGCAGACAGCCTCACGGCTTTGTGGAGGCCTCTCAATGATGGAAGAGATTGTGCAGCCACTCTCAGATCCAGCTGAGATCAAGGATGTTCTCCAGCACTTCAAAACCAAAAGACTACATGCAAGAAACAATGAGCAATCTCAAAGAGTTATCAGTGAAAGTGAGCTTTCTGTTGCTACTGTATCATATTTGTTTGCATGTGTTGAATAACTAAAACCTAGTGagacatttaatttatattttattaatatgaaAGTTTCAAAACATGCCTGGGTCATATTTCACCCtaaaatcaaaagaaagaaatgtGACAAAACAACACTGTATCATCCTGAAAATATTATTGATTTTTGTatacattaatttttttattatgacaGTAAAACTAATTTTAATTTATACTATGTATTATGTTGTGGTAAAATGTGACCTAGTACAATTGATACACTATTgttgtttagttatttttatttgaattttagttAACGTTTTAGTATTTAAGTCAGTTTTGTTGTgtatctgtcatttttttttttttccttttctaaaTATgtctatattatttttattaagtaagttttatttattttagtatctGAAATtagctgaaataagtttaaatttttttatttcaagtaatgaaaatatttttattgtatggTATTAGTAAATTATAATAGCCTTGGTTGTTATCTAAATATTTTCTAAAGTTTCCTCTCTTTTGGTCTTTATAGTGTCCATTCCTTCTACGGCTGAGGTAGTTTGTTTGCCTCATCCAATCGCACAAGAAACAGTCTCGCCTGCCATTACCATTGAAAATGAGGAAACTTTGCCCCCCACCTCCATTGCACAAGAGACGATTATCATTGAATCAGAAAGCACAGAGAACCAATCAGAGTCTGATCACGCAGCCATTGCCATAATGAGCCCTTCTCAGAGTTACACAGAAGAGACTGAGCCTTTAGCTGACAGCGAGGAGTTTACAACAATAGCTACCACTGAAGAAGCAGAGGAAGTCTTACAACAAGAAGAGGTACTTTGTGAAGAGAAAGACTCGGGCGTCTGTGAAGTCCAGCAGATCTACCTAACCGCAGACGGCTCCACCGTGGTGGTGTCAGAGTTTGAGAACGAGGGAGAGGAGGCAACTCAATTGCAGTTCCTAGAGCAATCAGAGATGGTGGAAACGTCAGGAGTGAGGCAAGTCAGTTTAGAGCAGTGGATCTCAGAATTAACTGGAAAGGGCATCTCTCTACCAGTTTTGCCTCCAAATCCTGTTGAAATTGTAAGGGAGGAGACCATCTACGTTCCTGTCATAGAAAGACCACCGTCTGTCAAGTCCATCATCCACAGAAAGAGCAGTCCACCTCGAGCTACAGTTTCCAAAAAGGCAGCTTCCGCTCCTTCTGAGTCACAGACAACGCAGGAGGAGAAAAGGCACAGCTGTCCCGAGTGTCACAAAGAGTTTCGCTTTGAATGTTTGCTGAGGAATCACATGCGCACCCACACAGGTGAGCGGCCATTCCAGTGTTCAGACTGTGGCAAAAGCTTCAGGTGCCTCAGCTTCTTGACCAATCACATCAAAACGCACTCGCTCGCCAGACCTTTCAAATGCATGCAGTGCGTCAAGACCTTTCGTAAGAAAGCAGACCTCATCAAGCACATCCGTGTGCACACTGGTGAAAAACCATACAAGTGCACCATCTGTGGCAAAAGCTTCTCCCAAGGCTCATACTTGAAGATTCACCGCGAATGCCACACATCGGAGAACCTGCACCAGTGTCCTCACTGTGACAAGAGCTTCCCGACAGCATTTAAGCTGTCCATTCACGTCCGCTACCATTCCATGGAGCGCTCATATCAGTGtaatcagtgcgggaagagtttcatcTATGCCAGCCTCCTTCGAAGACACAAAGGTTATCATGCAGGTGAGCGCCAGTATCTGTGCTCCATCTGCGGCAAGTCCTTCGTCTACATGTTCGACTTGAAAAAGCACCAGCGCAACCACGAGAGACCCCGAGTCAAAATCCCTTGCACCCTTTGTAACAAGACATTTGCGGGACCCGAAATGCTGAGATGCCATCTGCGCATACACACCGGAGAACGACCTTTCCGCTGTAAAATTTGCGGAAAAGCCTTCTCACAGATCGGAAACATGAAAAGACACGAGCGTGTGCACACGGGCGAGAGGCCGTTCACCTGTGAAAGATGCGGGAAGACGTACAAGCACTCGTCTCACCTGAAGAACCACATGCTCAGCCACACGGGCGAGCGGCCGTGGCAATGTTCTCATTGTGGAAGAAGCTTCAAGTTCGCTGGGCCTCTTAGGAAGCATGAGAGAACTCACCTTGCTGAACGAGGAAATCGTAGAAGGAGCTATGACCAAACACGTAGCCGCATGAAACCAGAACCCAAAAGCCCTTAATCTGCAGGTTGAACAATGATTAGCTGACACATTATTAATTAGTCATTACTTTAAAAGGTAACATAATTTTGTTTTCCAAACCATGCTTTATGCAACTCATAATTGAAACTACACACTGAAATACTTTCTAAATGCATACTCTACATAGTCTGTggcatttaaaggaatagttcaccagaaagtttactaaaaaaaattaccctcaggccatccaagatgtagatgagttttttttttagaaatttgctcaccaaaggatcctttgcagtgaatgggtgccttcAGAATGTTTTTATCGGCTCTTTAGGattcattcactgcagaggattcattggtagTCAGTTCTCCAAACTGGTTCAAATGAATAGAACACATTTAGATCTTTAATGGCCTGAGGGTTTCAGCCaagttttatttttggatgaattattcCTTACAGTTGACAATTATTGAGTTCCTTAATCCAAAAGGTGTGTTGGTCAAAGTCATTGTGATATCTCAATCATGCTGGACAAGTCATTTCAACAAACAAACCAATAAATAATCTGTTTATTGCACAGTAAAATGCCTAAGAACAAAAGCAGTGTGAGATTTAaaccactcaaaaaaaaaaaaaaaaaaaaatttaatggttGTCCACTTCAAAAATTTAGAAGCATATTGGATAAATACACTGTAACAGTAATACTGTCCACTTTTCCATACTGTTCACTTTTCCATCCTCACTGAATAATGATGTGTGTTTTTGTACACAAATTTCCTGTACCGATTCTGACTGGATGTGAAACTCATCCTTAATTTGGCTCATGCCAATACACATTGGATACTCTTAAAAAGAGATTGAGATTTGAGCAGTGAGCTTTGGCATTATCCTGTGTAACAGTAACTTACAATtgtataatgtatatattaaatTTTGTTAAATCTAGCAAATATACTTTAAAGGCTAATGCTTTTGTACAAAATGGAAATTCTTTTCAGTGTTTTTCCTCATGTAGCACAAATTTGTTTCTTTTTATGATacaaatatacaatataaatCCATTTTCTGGAAGTTTATTTTTTTGGAATAGATTATGCACTCATGAGAAATAATTCTGCACCAGGAAGAAAAAGATTTACTAAATTCCCTCCTGTTATTCCATTATGTTCTAAAATGTTTATTTGTTACAATGAAAGAGTTTTGCTACAAGTTCAGACTTGGTTCTTCTAATTACTGTTACTTGAGTCAGTTTGAGGTTGTAAGGACCTCATACCTCCAGACTTTAGGACTAAGGCAGTTTTCATCTTACTATGCAAATCGATCCCACTCACGCTGTATGAAAGCCGCCAAGCAACTGAGACAAATTAAAGTTCAGTGTTAAAATTTACCCTGTGAAGACATGATCAACTGAGATCACATGAAACAGCACcattatgtaaatgtctttcagaTGTTCAGAAATGTGCATAATGCACTGCCTGTGTGCTGTATTTTGTATACAGAGAACCTAAACATGATAGGTTCTGTATTTCTGTTGCTTGATAGTGAAAGTGTTGGATTTCTTAGCGGCAAGATCATGCTTGGAATTCAGCCGATTAAAAGGTTTGTGTGTGTCCTTTCACCATCCTCCACAGTCCACAAGACAGAAAGTACCTCAGTCAGACCTGGTCTATATTGCTCAGCCCAGATATCCAGGAGAATATGGTTCTTGCTTCCCCTCCAGTCAAGTGTGGCATAGTCAGACTGAaaaagcacagtagcaaaatatgcatttgcattaaCATTTGACATTAAAGGTAcattttctaataaaataaaatctcagTGTCCATTTGTAATTTGATGCCCTGTAATTGCTGTACTTTTTGGTGAAAATTACACCTTTAAAATCAGAAATAAGAAACATTTCCAACATTCAGATTCACCTGAGCTCTGTGCTTTTGCAGACCTGCTAAGGCTTTTTCTCCCAGCTGCCTCTGGCTCCTGAGCCGTGGTGGTGTCAGCATCATCTAGAGGGTATttctcaaatattttatttagctgTTTGAAGAACTTCCATTCCACCTGCTCCCCTTCATTTCTATGGTTtgcaatgacaaaaaaaaaaaaaatacataaccGTTATATTTAATTTGCATGTTATATTTATTTGCAATTTAAATAACACTTTTGAGGTCAAAATCTACCTGTAATTGTCAAGGCACTGGCGGTAACTGGCCTTTAGTCTTTTGATCCTGGAGCGACACTGTTCATCTGTCCTGCTGTATCCCTTCTCGGCCATGACCAGTGCAATCTGCTGGAATACAGGCTTGCGTTTGACGCAGCCTTTCAGCCTCTCCTGAATGGCATCGCTCCCCCAGATGGATATAAGAGTGTGTGTCTCACTATCACCCCATGCCAGCTTCGGCCCGTCAGCAGTGAGAGGTTTGGAGAGAGCTAGGGAGTCTGGGTGTGCAAACATTTCACAAATACAAATGCATCACATGTAAAACCTTACGAATTATATTGAAGCATTTTCATACCATGAAAAACTTTTTATATAGATATAAAGGGACACTATGTTTCTTTGTTAAAATGACTGATACCTGAATCAGAATCTGTTATAGATTCCAGCTCACTTATGTCCTGGCCTTCAGATGTTCTGTCTTTTAAAATAATCTGTTCCAGCT
Proteins encoded in this region:
- the LOC141333525 gene encoding uncharacterized protein, whose translation is MEILNVESREAALPLSALRLVVPPLRLMSAFLWQVVQRRNVTQYGKFEQFVVLVTETVPDIMSRSLVNKLIFHLRKKVILELCLKDKMPDLWIIQAHLDSLRNLTHRCKDVESEIINNQFIRMVHGILEDTEKKENFIQHVFPVEYGSGYDAVLQSLAWEFLSRVEDLLPVPNLKETASRLCGGLSMMEEIVQPLSDPAEIKDVLQHFKTKRLHARNNEQSQRVISEMSIPSTAEVVCLPHPIAQETVSPAITIENEETLPPTSIAQETIIIESESTENQSESDHAAIAIMSPSQSYTEETEPLADSEEFTTIATTEEAEEVLQQEEVLCEEKDSGVCEVQQIYLTADGSTVVVSEFENEGEEATQLQFLEQSEMVETSGVRQVSLEQWISELTGKGISLPVLPPNPVEIVREETIYVPVIERPPSVKSIIHRKSSPPRATVSKKAASAPSESQTTQEEKRHSCPECHKEFRFECLLRNHMRTHTGERPFQCSDCGKSFRCLSFLTNHIKTHSLARPFKCMQCVKTFRKKADLIKHIRVHTGEKPYKCTICGKSFSQGSYLKIHRECHTSENLHQCPHCDKSFPTAFKLSIHVRYHSMERSYQCNQCGKSFIYASLLRRHKGYHAGERQYLCSICGKSFVYMFDLKKHQRNHERPRVKIPCTLCNKTFAGPEMLRCHLRIHTGERPFRCKICGKAFSQIGNMKRHERVHTGERPFTCERCGKTYKHSSHLKNHMLSHTGERPWQCSHCGRSFKFAGPLRKHERTHLAERGNRRRSYDQTRSRMKPEPKSP